One genomic window of Osmia bicornis bicornis chromosome 5, iOsmBic2.1, whole genome shotgun sequence includes the following:
- the LOC114882780 gene encoding uncharacterized protein LOC114882780 codes for MLASSRSVFNIRPERPDHPYQHYRSATEFVRRFVTQSVFSALKIIDNMEAPTDGNTREMGYFGNEWPTCGSFNPRNGEKSVIAEMKSWNALPVTYCFEGQQFLHDLNIIFRPKWLYDILDMKTMMFKTFTF; via the exons ATGTTAGCTAGTAGCCGCTCTGTATTTAATATTCGCCCTGAACGCCCTGATCATCCCTACCAGCATTATCGTAGTGCAACAGAGTTCGTTAGAAGATTCGTCACTCAATCAGTTTTCAGTGCATTGAAGATTATTGATAACATG GAAGCTCCAACTGATGGTAATACACGGGAAATGGGCTACTTTGGAAACGAGTGGCCCACGTGTGGGAGTTTTAACCCGCGAAATGGTGAAAAGAGTGTAATTGCAGAAATGAAGTCATGGAATGCATTACCG GTCACGTACTGTTTCGAGGGACAACAATTTTTACACGATCTGAACATTATCTTCAGACCCAAATGGCTCTACGATATATTAGATATGAAAACGATGATGTTTAAGACATTTACCTTCTGA